In a single window of the Halobaculum lipolyticum genome:
- a CDS encoding ribonuclease H-like domain-containing protein, whose product MRIRNSFIPVRGVGATTERRMWENGIREWAEFRVDRAPGVGATTASRIESFVDEASERLDDGDARFFDERFPSGERWRLYEDFRDGACFFDIETTGLSPERDRVTTVSFHRDGETTTLVQGEDLSAEAVRAQFDAADLLVTFNGARFDVPFLETSLGTDVDTPHLDLMYPCKKIGLSGGLKPIEKELGIARDGPEITGHDAVRLWHEYERGDERALERLVSYNRDDTVNLRTLADIVAGRLHRETVPDDDPIGTSLGAD is encoded by the coding sequence ATGCGAATCAGAAACAGCTTCATTCCGGTCCGGGGGGTCGGCGCGACGACCGAGCGCCGTATGTGGGAGAACGGCATCCGCGAGTGGGCGGAGTTCCGGGTCGACCGCGCGCCCGGCGTGGGCGCGACGACGGCGAGCCGCATCGAGTCGTTCGTCGACGAGGCGAGCGAGCGCCTCGACGACGGCGACGCCCGGTTCTTCGACGAGCGGTTCCCCTCGGGCGAGCGCTGGCGCCTGTACGAGGACTTCCGCGACGGCGCGTGTTTCTTCGACATCGAGACGACCGGACTCTCCCCCGAGCGCGACCGCGTCACGACGGTGTCGTTCCACCGCGACGGCGAGACCACGACGCTCGTGCAAGGGGAGGACCTCTCGGCGGAGGCCGTCCGTGCGCAGTTCGACGCGGCGGACCTGCTCGTCACGTTCAACGGCGCGCGCTTCGACGTGCCGTTCCTGGAGACCTCCCTCGGGACGGACGTCGACACTCCCCACCTCGACCTCATGTACCCGTGCAAGAAGATCGGGCTCTCCGGCGGCCTGAAACCGATCGAGAAGGAGTTGGGGATCGCCCGCGACGGGCCGGAGATCACCGGCCACGACGCGGTGCGACTGTGGCACGAGTACGAGCGCGGCGACGAGCGCGCGCTGGAGCGGCTCGTCTCGTACAACCGCGACGACACCGTGAACCTGCGGACGCTCGCGGATATCGTCGCCGGGCGGCTCCACCGCGAGACGGTGCCCGACGACGACCCCATCGGCACGAGCCTCGGCGCGGACTGA
- a CDS encoding calcium/sodium antiporter, with amino-acid sequence MALAADAALLVVGVVALWVGARLLVGSSVRLARRVGVSDLLIGVTVVAVGTSSPEIVVTVRAALGGAGALAVGNVVGSNLYNLAVVLGAVAIAGSFPVDRSLVRRDGAALVAATVACALALVDLRVTPGEGAGLLALLVAYTVVAVRAGRVDAADATATDGDGVARPARERVDLSTPARRLATGPARELALVLAGLAVVLLGGDLLVGSAIRLARAAGVSEWVIGGTVVAAGTSTPEFAVSLVAVRRGSLGVSVGNVVGSSVVNVLGVLGLASLLTPLSVGPEALWSVAWLVGLTVVVVAALWSGRRLTRAEGVLLALSEAVRWALSLLRVF; translated from the coding sequence ATGGCTCTCGCCGCCGACGCCGCGCTGCTCGTCGTCGGCGTCGTCGCGCTGTGGGTCGGGGCTCGGCTGCTCGTCGGCTCGTCGGTCCGGCTCGCGCGTCGCGTCGGCGTCTCCGACCTGCTGATCGGCGTGACGGTCGTCGCCGTCGGCACCTCCAGCCCGGAGATCGTCGTCACCGTGCGGGCCGCCCTCGGGGGGGCCGGCGCCCTCGCCGTCGGCAACGTGGTCGGCTCGAACCTGTACAACCTCGCGGTCGTCCTCGGCGCCGTCGCCATCGCCGGGTCGTTCCCGGTCGACCGGAGCCTCGTCCGCCGCGACGGCGCCGCGCTGGTGGCGGCGACGGTCGCCTGCGCGCTCGCGCTCGTCGACCTCCGGGTGACGCCCGGCGAGGGGGCGGGACTCCTCGCGCTGTTGGTCGCGTACACGGTCGTCGCCGTGCGTGCGGGCCGCGTTGACGCCGCCGACGCGACAGCGACCGACGGCGACGGCGTCGCGAGGCCCGCCCGCGAGCGGGTCGACCTGTCGACGCCCGCGCGACGGCTCGCGACCGGCCCGGCGCGCGAACTCGCGCTCGTCCTCGCGGGGCTCGCGGTCGTCCTGCTCGGCGGGGACCTCCTCGTCGGCTCGGCCATCCGCCTCGCTCGGGCGGCCGGCGTCTCCGAGTGGGTGATCGGCGGCACCGTCGTCGCCGCCGGCACGTCGACGCCGGAGTTCGCGGTGTCGCTCGTGGCCGTCCGCCGGGGGAGCCTCGGCGTCTCCGTCGGCAACGTCGTCGGCTCCAGCGTGGTCAACGTCCTCGGGGTGCTCGGTTTGGCGTCGCTGCTCACGCCGCTTTCGGTCGGTCCCGAGGCGCTGTGGAGCGTCGCGTGGCTCGTCGGACTCACCGTCGTCGTGGTCGCGGCGCTGTGGTCGGGCCGCCGGCTCACGCGCGCTGAAGGGGTGTTGCTCGCGCTGTCGGAGGCCGTCCGGTGGGCGCTCAGCCTGCTGCGCGTGTTCTGA
- a CDS encoding aminotransferase class V-fold PLP-dependent enzyme has protein sequence MVAFDPDLGERPDSLDALRESIPACDRVAYFNTGATGPSPGRVLDAAAAWERYHKVDVLAEMDPYPVAFDEYERLRERLAAFLGADAEAVGLTESTADGVSAVAAALDWEPGDVVVRTDLEHPAGTLPFDRLARRRGVEVRVVEAPDGRIDADAFADAVADAKLACFSSLSWNYGTRLPVRELCEIAADAGAFTLVDAVQSPGQRPLALADWGADAVACSGHKWCLGPWGAGLLYVDPAVDDDLRPTQVSYRSVDDPGADEYELKAGGARFERGTASLAPHVGLREAVGTLDSVGLDAVHDRLLDLAGRLTDRLDDERLLSPPDPESGLVTVDVSDPEATVERLHGEGLVIRDLPDPEAVRASVHAFNTPAEVDRLAAALNAEP, from the coding sequence ATGGTCGCGTTCGACCCCGACCTCGGCGAGCGCCCCGACTCCCTCGACGCGCTGCGGGAGTCGATCCCGGCGTGTGACCGCGTCGCCTACTTCAACACCGGCGCGACCGGCCCGTCGCCCGGCCGTGTGCTCGACGCCGCGGCGGCGTGGGAACGCTACCACAAGGTGGACGTCCTCGCGGAGATGGACCCGTACCCGGTGGCGTTCGACGAGTACGAACGCCTCCGCGAGCGGCTGGCCGCGTTCCTCGGCGCCGACGCCGAGGCGGTGGGCCTGACCGAGAGCACGGCCGACGGCGTCAGCGCCGTCGCGGCCGCCCTCGACTGGGAGCCGGGCGACGTGGTCGTCCGCACGGACTTGGAGCACCCCGCGGGAACGCTCCCGTTCGACCGCCTCGCGCGCCGTCGCGGCGTCGAGGTGCGCGTCGTCGAGGCGCCCGACGGCCGCATCGACGCCGACGCGTTCGCCGACGCCGTCGCCGACGCGAAGCTGGCCTGTTTCTCGTCGCTGTCGTGGAACTACGGCACGCGCCTCCCGGTCCGAGAGCTGTGTGAGATCGCCGCCGACGCCGGCGCGTTCACGCTCGTGGACGCGGTGCAGTCGCCCGGCCAGCGCCCGCTCGCGCTCGCCGACTGGGGCGCCGACGCGGTCGCGTGCTCGGGCCACAAGTGGTGTCTCGGCCCGTGGGGCGCGGGACTGCTGTACGTCGACCCCGCCGTCGACGACGACCTCCGGCCGACGCAGGTGAGCTACCGGAGCGTCGACGACCCCGGCGCCGACGAGTACGAACTGAAGGCCGGCGGGGCGCGCTTCGAACGCGGCACCGCCTCGCTCGCGCCCCACGTCGGCCTCCGCGAGGCGGTCGGGACGCTGGATTCCGTGGGACTCGACGCGGTCCACGACCGCCTCCTCGACCTCGCCGGCCGCCTGACCGACCGCCTCGACGACGAGCGACTGCTGTCGCCTCCGGACCCCGAATCCGGACTCGTGACGGTGGACGTGAGCGACCCGGAGGCGACCGTCGAACGCCTCCACGGCGAGGGACTGGTGATCCGCGACCTCCCCGACCCCGAGGCGGTGCGGGCGTCGGTCCACGCGTTCAACACCCCGGCCGAGGTCGACAGGCTGGCGGCGGCGCTGAACGCCGAACCGTAG
- a CDS encoding DUF5805 domain-containing protein has translation MSESAADTERVAVTARVPAYQKEAWVADAERLGMSQSEFVRTMVQAGRRDLGIADEFGSPPGVDAPADDGRTEPASEGGDLEGGSPPTNPRGNDLETTLLEALEREGVVSFDGLVEAVAGDVEERVDETMGDLQSRGLVRYSGRDGGYVRVER, from the coding sequence ATGAGCGAGAGCGCCGCCGACACCGAACGGGTCGCGGTTACGGCCCGGGTCCCGGCCTACCAGAAGGAGGCGTGGGTCGCCGACGCCGAGCGACTCGGGATGTCCCAGTCGGAGTTCGTCCGGACGATGGTGCAGGCGGGCCGGCGCGACCTCGGGATCGCCGACGAGTTCGGTTCCCCGCCCGGCGTCGACGCGCCGGCCGACGACGGCCGGACGGAACCGGCAAGCGAAGGGGGTGATCTGGAGGGCGGTTCTCCCCCCACGAACCCCAGGGGTAACGACCTCGAAACGACCCTCCTCGAGGCCCTCGAACGGGAGGGCGTCGTGTCGTTCGACGGACTGGTCGAGGCGGTCGCCGGCGACGTCGAGGAGCGCGTCGACGAGACGATGGGCGACCTCCAGTCGCGGGGGCTGGTTCGCTACAGCGGTCGCGACGGCGGGTACGTCCGGGTGGAGCGGTGA
- a CDS encoding DUF5800 family protein, whose translation MTTLSFDEEGVDVVYEGTEFRLEKALIEEATEKAYVDVTDHEVLKIVEKRPSLTGEPRRIGDIV comes from the coding sequence ATGACAACGCTGTCGTTCGACGAGGAGGGCGTCGACGTCGTGTACGAGGGAACCGAGTTCCGACTGGAGAAAGCGCTGATCGAGGAGGCCACCGAGAAGGCCTACGTGGACGTGACCGACCACGAGGTGCTCAAGATCGTCGAGAAGCGGCCGTCGCTGACGGGGGAGCCGCGCCGCATCGGCGACATCGTCTGA
- a CDS encoding tyrosine-type recombinase/integrase encodes MELHGKSDRTRTEYGRVLRRFEAFLEAPATGPAGGASDPAAAGHRDCMAFVHQLRRDPDLAESTTATYAAYLHRFYAYMTQIGAFDANPMALVMEELDERIDTDPTRREISVARMREFVGGIAHPLDRALVVTLLKTGMRVGELCNLDLRDLTLGRELPGYDLGGRAQLDGRPDSLFVASEPSVGERYNGEERAASNKRKRGTVVPVDGELAETLVRWLSVRPDAASPADPLFVGTGSGWGERLTPEQVARVVRDHAEDAGWYEQGAGATENVTPHYFRHFFTTHLRDRTGDRGVVKYLRGDVAGDIIDTYTHNWGDNVRETYERHVYSLVERA; translated from the coding sequence ATGGAACTCCACGGCAAGAGCGACCGGACGAGGACGGAGTACGGCCGCGTGCTCAGGCGGTTCGAGGCGTTCCTCGAGGCGCCGGCGACCGGGCCGGCCGGCGGCGCGAGCGACCCCGCGGCCGCGGGCCACCGCGACTGTATGGCGTTCGTCCACCAGCTCCGGCGGGACCCGGACCTCGCGGAGTCGACGACCGCGACGTACGCGGCGTACCTCCACCGCTTCTACGCGTACATGACGCAGATCGGCGCCTTCGACGCGAACCCGATGGCGCTCGTGATGGAGGAACTGGACGAGCGCATCGACACCGACCCGACCCGACGGGAGATCTCGGTGGCGCGGATGCGGGAGTTCGTCGGCGGGATCGCCCACCCGCTCGACCGGGCGCTCGTCGTCACGCTGTTGAAGACCGGGATGCGCGTCGGCGAGCTGTGTAACCTCGATCTCCGGGACCTCACGCTCGGCCGCGAGCTACCGGGGTACGACCTCGGCGGTCGCGCACAGCTCGACGGCCGCCCGGACTCGCTGTTCGTCGCCAGCGAACCGTCGGTGGGCGAGCGGTACAACGGCGAGGAACGCGCCGCCTCGAACAAGCGTAAACGGGGGACTGTCGTCCCCGTCGACGGCGAACTCGCGGAGACGCTGGTTCGCTGGCTCTCGGTGCGCCCGGACGCCGCTTCGCCCGCCGACCCGCTGTTCGTCGGGACGGGGAGCGGCTGGGGCGAACGGCTCACGCCCGAACAGGTCGCCCGCGTCGTCCGCGACCACGCCGAGGACGCCGGCTGGTACGAACAGGGGGCGGGGGCGACGGAGAACGTCACCCCCCACTACTTCCGCCACTTCTTCACCACCCACCTCCGCGACCGCACGGGCGACCGCGGCGTGGTGAAGTACCTCCGCGGCGACGTCGCCGGCGACATCATCGACACCTACACCCACAACTGGGGCGACAACGTCCGCGAGACGTACGAACGGCACGTCTACTCGCTCGTGGAGCGAGCGTGA
- a CDS encoding SOS response-associated peptidase, whose protein sequence is MCGRYSLTFAADELAERFDATVPEDWGPRYNCSPGQPLPVLANDDPGAFRRMTWGFTPSWADESFDLINARAETVDEKRTFADAFASRRCLVPADGFYEWSDHAGEKRPYRVAFDDERAFAMAGIYATWEPPQRQAGLGEWGGGSDGDAGGDAERVESFAVLTTEPNDRIRELHHRMAVVLPRDRERDWLTGDVSKADLLAPYPGDDLGWYPVSTRVNSPANDDPTLIEEVDA, encoded by the coding sequence ATGTGTGGCCGCTACTCTCTCACCTTCGCCGCGGACGAACTCGCCGAGCGGTTCGACGCGACGGTCCCCGAGGACTGGGGACCGCGGTACAACTGTTCGCCGGGCCAACCCCTCCCGGTGCTCGCGAACGACGACCCGGGGGCGTTCCGCCGGATGACGTGGGGGTTCACCCCGTCGTGGGCCGACGAGTCGTTCGACCTGATCAACGCGCGCGCCGAGACCGTCGACGAGAAGCGGACCTTCGCGGACGCCTTCGCGTCGCGGCGCTGTCTCGTCCCCGCCGACGGGTTCTACGAGTGGAGCGACCACGCCGGCGAGAAGCGTCCGTACCGCGTGGCCTTCGACGACGAACGCGCGTTCGCGATGGCCGGCATCTACGCGACGTGGGAGCCGCCGCAGCGACAGGCGGGACTGGGCGAGTGGGGCGGCGGAAGCGACGGCGACGCCGGCGGCGACGCCGAGCGCGTCGAGTCGTTCGCGGTCCTCACGACCGAGCCGAACGACCGGATCCGCGAGTTGCACCACCGGATGGCGGTCGTGCTCCCCCGCGACCGGGAGCGCGACTGGCTCACTGGCGACGTGTCGAAGGCCGACCTGCTGGCGCCGTACCCCGGCGACGACCTCGGCTGGTACCCCGTCTCGACGCGGGTGAACTCCCCCGCGAACGACGACCCGACGCTGATCGAGGAGGTGGACGCGTGA
- a CDS encoding redox-regulated ATPase YchF gives MISIALAGKPNAGKSTFYTAATMADVDVGNYPFTTIDPNRGVTHVRTDCPCLAREERCGDEDCRDGKRYVPVELLDVAGLVPGAHEGRGLGNQFLDALTDADVILQVVDAAGATNAGGEPVEVGEYDPVEEVDFVEAEMDAWLAGILDRNWESVERKSRSPDFDLEEAITDLLTGFGATEHDVTVVLRGLEYPDDPIQWTDDHRDALAAEVRALTKPIVLVANKADIAPPENVERLRETDKPVIPATADGELALRRAAEAGVVDYDPGDEDFEIVGDLSDQQETGLERIREVMGEFGGTGVQQALNESVYGLLDLITAYPVQNENKWTDAKGNVLPDAFLLPHGSGPKDLAYTVHTDIGDGYLHAVDARADRRIGEDTELEEGDVIKIVSTAS, from the coding sequence ATGATCTCCATCGCGCTCGCGGGGAAGCCCAACGCGGGCAAGTCCACCTTCTACACGGCCGCGACGATGGCCGACGTCGACGTCGGCAACTACCCGTTCACCACCATCGACCCGAACCGCGGCGTCACCCACGTCCGCACCGACTGCCCGTGTCTCGCCCGCGAGGAGCGCTGCGGCGACGAGGACTGTCGCGACGGGAAGCGGTACGTCCCCGTCGAACTGCTCGACGTGGCCGGTCTCGTTCCCGGCGCCCACGAGGGTCGCGGGCTGGGCAACCAGTTCCTCGACGCGCTCACCGACGCCGACGTGATCCTCCAAGTCGTCGACGCCGCCGGCGCGACGAACGCCGGGGGGGAGCCGGTCGAGGTCGGCGAGTACGACCCCGTCGAGGAGGTCGACTTCGTCGAGGCGGAGATGGACGCGTGGCTCGCGGGGATCCTCGACCGCAACTGGGAGTCCGTCGAGCGCAAGTCGCGCTCGCCCGACTTCGACCTGGAGGAGGCGATCACGGACCTCCTGACGGGGTTCGGCGCGACCGAACACGACGTGACCGTCGTCCTCAGGGGACTGGAGTACCCCGACGACCCGATCCAGTGGACCGACGACCACCGCGACGCGCTCGCCGCCGAGGTGCGCGCGCTGACGAAGCCGATCGTCCTCGTCGCCAACAAGGCAGACATCGCGCCGCCGGAGAACGTCGAGCGACTCCGCGAGACGGACAAACCGGTGATCCCGGCGACCGCCGACGGCGAACTCGCCTTGCGCCGCGCGGCCGAGGCGGGCGTCGTCGACTACGACCCCGGCGACGAGGACTTCGAGATCGTCGGCGACCTGAGCGACCAGCAGGAGACGGGGCTGGAACGGATCCGGGAGGTGATGGGCGAGTTCGGCGGCACCGGCGTGCAGCAGGCGCTGAACGAGTCGGTGTACGGCCTGCTCGATCTGATCACCGCGTACCCCGTCCAAAACGAGAACAAGTGGACCGACGCGAAGGGGAACGTCCTCCCCGACGCGTTCCTCCTCCCGCACGGGAGCGGTCCGAAGGACCTCGCGTACACCGTCCACACCGACATCGGCGACGGCTACCTCCACGCGGTCGACGCGAGAGCCGACCGCCGGATCGGCGAGGACACGGAACTGGAGGAGGGCGACGTGATCAAGATCGTCTCGACGGCGTCCTGA
- a CDS encoding TIGR00341 family protein, translated as MRLVQVLIPEGDSEAVLATLDDQGVDFVVFPEIGRGGFEAMVQFPIPPGGVESVIESLVDAGIDEDAYTIVLAAETVVSKNIADLRARFPGLRISREELHARAEDLAPANSTFFAFLILSTVIATTGLLLDSAATIIGAMVVAPLMGPAISASVGTVLDDREMARRGVRLQVAGLLAAIGVAAVLGELLHQTFLVPPRLELVAIPQIAERTSPNVLSLFLALGSGIAGAISIIRGSGSSLVGVAIAVALVPPAATAGLGLAFGDLVVAVAGTLLVVVNLLAINVSALVLLYLAGYRPLDRGSADTVRSSVRSRVAVIGVSILVVSVVLVGVSLATYEVRTFEEETRFTAERIFVENDFEGYDLLEVSVDYTPIDLVFGNEPQVEILLGVPDGTVQRAGVAQTFDDILTRRMGRDVVVRVGFIDEQVSDEEAAATVHHPTAPALGVVTGDFGPDRRWAFTRVSI; from the coding sequence GTGCGTCTGGTCCAAGTGCTGATCCCGGAGGGCGACAGTGAGGCGGTGCTCGCCACGCTCGACGACCAGGGGGTCGATTTCGTCGTGTTCCCGGAGATCGGTCGCGGCGGGTTCGAGGCGATGGTCCAGTTCCCCATCCCGCCCGGCGGCGTCGAGTCGGTGATCGAGAGCTTGGTCGACGCCGGCATCGACGAGGACGCCTACACGATCGTGCTCGCCGCCGAGACGGTCGTCTCGAAGAACATCGCCGACCTCCGGGCGCGCTTCCCCGGCCTCCGCATCTCTCGCGAGGAACTCCACGCACGCGCGGAGGACCTCGCCCCCGCGAACTCGACGTTCTTCGCGTTCTTGATCCTCAGCACCGTCATCGCGACGACGGGACTCCTCCTCGACTCGGCGGCCACCATCATCGGCGCAATGGTCGTCGCACCCCTGATGGGCCCCGCCATCTCCGCGAGCGTCGGAACCGTCCTCGACGACCGGGAGATGGCGAGGAGGGGAGTTCGACTCCAGGTTGCGGGACTGCTCGCGGCCATCGGCGTCGCCGCCGTGCTCGGCGAACTGCTCCACCAGACCTTCTTGGTACCCCCGCGGCTCGAACTGGTGGCGATCCCACAGATCGCCGAGCGCACGAGTCCGAACGTCCTCTCGCTGTTCCTCGCGCTCGGGTCGGGGATCGCGGGGGCGATCAGCATCATCCGTGGCTCGGGATCGTCGCTCGTCGGCGTCGCCATCGCGGTCGCGCTCGTCCCCCCCGCCGCGACCGCCGGCCTCGGACTCGCCTTCGGTGACCTCGTCGTGGCCGTCGCCGGGACGCTGCTGGTCGTCGTGAACCTCCTCGCGATCAACGTGTCGGCGCTCGTGTTGCTCTACCTCGCGGGGTACCGTCCGCTCGACCGGGGGTCGGCCGACACGGTCCGGTCGTCGGTCCGGTCGCGCGTGGCGGTCATCGGCGTCTCGATCCTCGTCGTCTCGGTCGTCCTCGTCGGCGTGTCGCTGGCGACGTACGAGGTCCGCACGTTCGAGGAGGAGACGCGGTTCACCGCCGAACGGATCTTCGTCGAGAACGACTTCGAGGGGTACGACCTGCTGGAAGTGTCGGTCGACTACACACCGATCGACCTCGTGTTCGGCAACGAGCCCCAAGTCGAGATCCTTCTCGGCGTCCCCGACGGGACGGTCCAGCGGGCTGGGGTCGCCCAGACCTTCGACGACATCCTCACCCGACGGATGGGCCGGGACGTGGTCGTTCGAGTCGGGTTCATCGACGAGCAGGTGTCCGACGAGGAGGCGGCCGCTACTGTGCACCACCCCACAGCGCCCGCACTCGGTGTCGTGACCGGCGATTTCGGTCCCGATCGACGCTGGGCGTTCACCCGAGTTTCGATATAG